The Triticum aestivum cultivar Chinese Spring chromosome 5A, IWGSC CS RefSeq v2.1, whole genome shotgun sequence genomic sequence TTGCTGTCATACCTAACCTTTTTTGGGCGCTCCTCTCtaatgacaccgctacaataccacaAACTGGCTATTTAGGTGATGGCACGTGTCATCGGCTTCTCTGCACGCATGTGTTATTATGTTAacatatgttttttttcttttggacgATGTTGACATATTTTAATCGTGTGTCAATCACTATTTATCCGAACACGACTCTTTACCCTATCTACACGTTCTACGAATACAAATCCAATTATAACATAGCTTGTATAGTGcattcgacacaattctaacatCAAAATACGACACAATTCTAACATAAAGTATGCACGGGGCCATGTTGTTATCATCGAGAAGAAAGATTATAAAATATGTAGCATCCAAGTTTACAAAGACTTGCACTTAGCAATCTCCACCAGTCAACAGCTGAGCTCGGAAGCAAATCGAGCGTAGTTCAGATGGTCAGATTTTCTTTGTGGTGAAACCAACTCATTAGGGTCAAGTCCTAGCCTTAACATTAGTGATCGTATTTTCTTGGATTTATCTCAGACCTTCTGGCAATGCGCGTTCAGTGGGAAAAGACGTTCTCGTCGACTTACAAAGACGTTTGtgacgacttcgtcaatctcaaaatgATATACCGACTTGGTCTCTAGGATATACTCATAGAGATAAGGTGTATATGTGTTAAAAAATATAGCTGAGCAtggaataaaaagaaaaaaaaaagtagTCATTGAAGCCAACAACAGAAGCACTTGCTCCTAGCTCAAGCACAAGAGCAGAAAGGAACAATAATTTGGAAAACCCGGGAACAATCTGAGCAAAAGGTCCAACAAATCATGCGTTAATTCCATCGTCTAAAACTAGGGAAACGTTGTTAATCAGCCGGCTGATTATAGCTTGCGCATCCGCCGGGCGCTGCACCGTTCGATCGTTTCATCGTGATTTCACGCCACGCTAGAAGTGTTCACACGGAGCAACATGACCTCCATTGCAAAAACAAAAATTGCAACATGAACTCCGTTGCAATTTTTTTAACAATGCCTCTGTTACAAAAAAAATCTACAACTTTACCTATATTTTGCAAAATTTTCCGCAACATGACCCGTGTTGCAGAAAATTACCGCAACACGACATTTGTTGCAATGGTAGAGGATAATGCTCGGCCACTCAATTCGTCAGATCCACGTCTCGCATGCGCAACCGTCAGATACGAGCTTCCGTCGCATGCGCAACCGTCAGATACGAGCTTGAGCAGCCGACACACAACCGGCCAGGACCTTCACCATTAGACGCAAAAGTCCTTCCGCAACAACACCCACGTTGCAGAAGTCCTTCCGAAACAACACTCATGTTGCAAAAAGGTTAAGACGAAAAAAATTCTGCAACATCATTTGTGTTGCAGAAGTCTTTTCACAACAATACCCATGTTGGCAAAAATTTAAGAAAAAGAAAGTTCTACAACATCATCTGTGTTGCAAATTTCTTCCGCAACGGCACTCATATTTCAAAAAGAGTTCAGACAAAAAAAACTCTGCAACAACACCTCTGTTGCAAATCTTTCTGCAACAAGAGGTCTGTTGCAACGCTGAGGAAGGAACCGCGCCACTGGATTGCCCTGACCAAATGGATGCGAAGGCagcggatctttttaaaagatccgccaGCCGACGCCTAGTGTCCCCCCTAAAACTATCATAATTCATTACTGCAAGAATGTTTGTCTAAAACTATCATAATTCATTATACTATTTTTTGAAATTTATCGTCTACCTGGATGGATTTTCACCTGGGTAGAGAGCAAAATGACACTTGGGAATAGTGGTGTTAAAGGAATTGCCGTGGTGTTGACACATATCATCGGATTCCTTGTGCGCATGTGTCAGACGACATTGACATATTTTAATCGTGTGTCAATCACTATTTATCCGAGCACGACTTCGTATCCTGTCTACACGCTCTACGAATGCAACTCCAATtataacatactccctccatttcataatgtAGCACGTTCATGCTTTTCGAGATTTAACTTTAATCATAATTTTAATCAACATGGATGACTGCGGCGGGAGCGCGACGGATACcttgaattcgtattcgaaagaagttttcaaaggTATaaattttcaataaaataatttatatattatTGGTCTAATTTATAATCAATGTTGAATCTCAAAAAGTGTAGACCCACTATATTATGAAGTGGAGGAAGTATTTTATACAGTGcattcgacacaattctaacatAAAATCGCATGGGGCCATGTCGTTATCATCAAGAAAGAAAGATTAAAGAAATATGCAGCAGCCAAGTTTACAAAGATTTGCCCTTAGCCATCTCCACCCATCAACAACTAAGCTCGGAAGCAAATTGAGCATAGCTTAGATGGTCAGATTTTTTGTGGTAGAACCGGAATCGTGAAACCAATTCATTAGGATTCAAGTTCTAACCTTGACATTGGGGGTCGTATTTTTTTAGATGTATTTCAGACCTTCAAGCAATGTGTGTTGATGTGTGTTGAGTGCGAGGAGACGTTTTCGTCGACTTACGAAAAACGCCTGTGACGACTTCATCAATCTTAAGATGATATACCGACCTGGTCTGTCGGATATGCTTTTATAGATAAGGTATGCGTGTGTGTATTTATAGAGACGAGTGTATATGTGTTAAAAAGAAATTGCTGAGCCTGAAATAAAAAGGAAGTAATCATTGAAGCCAACAACAGAAGCAGTGGCTCCTAGCTCAAGCACAAGAGCAGAAAGGAACAATGATTTGGAAAACCCGGGAACAATCTGAGCAAAAGGTCCAACAAATCATGCGTTAATTCCACCATCGGCGGTGACAGATCACAGATGAACCCAACATCGATCGTTTCGTTTCCTAGCTCCGCTTGATGAACGAGACGACGGCGTCCATCTCCCTCTCCGCCTTGTCGCCCCAGCCGGACTTCTCCAGGAAGTAGACGTGCCCCTCGCCGCCGGTCTGGTACAGCACCGCCTCCTCCCCTGTCCACGCGCTCCCCCTCAGCGCCTCCACGTACCTCCGGCCCCTGTCCCGCATCGTGTCCAGCTCCGCCACGGTGACAAGTGCTCGCCGGCAGCCGAGCGCCGCCCACTCCTCCGCCGGCATCGCCAGCGGGTTGATGAACGGGTGGTCGGCCCCGTACCTCCCCGCGCACACGAAGCCCCACGACCTCTCCACCCTCTGCAGGAACCTGGGGTCCGCGCCCTCCGACGGCACCAGATCCTTGCCGCGGAAGTACGGGTGCAGGAGCACCAGCCCTTCGATCCGCGCGCCCGCCGGCAGCCCGTTCTCTCCGCCGCCGGCCCTTGTCGCCATGTGGTGCGCGATGTTGGCGCCGGCGCTGTCGCCCGCGACGAAGACGCGCGCAGCGTCGCCGTGCTCGGCCAGCCACGGCTCCCGCCCGGCGGCCGGCGCGCAGCTCGCCAGGGCCCAGCGGAGCGCCGCCCACGCGTCGTCGTAGGCGGCCGGGAGCGGGTGCTCGGGCGCGAGGCGGTAGTCGACGGACACGGCCACGACGCCGGCCGCAGCCACGAGGGCGTTGAGGAAGCGGTGGTGCGTGCCGGAGAAGGCCGAGTGGACGGCGAAGGCGCCCCCGTGGAAGTAGACGAGGACGGGGAGCTTCTCGGACCGCGGGACGTCCTTGGGCAGGTAGAGCCGCGCGGCCAGGCCGGCGTCGGCGTCGATGACGACGTCCTTGCAGGTGACGCCCGTGGCGGCGTCCGTGCCGGCGTCGACTCTGGACGCGCCCATGAGACGGTGGACGCGGCCGCTCTTGTAGCGGATGAGGAACGGCGAGAAGTCGAAGTCGACCTCGGTGTCCGGATCCATGGCCGCGGTCGCGCGCGGTCGAGTTTCCGACGAGCGGAAGCGAAGTGTGTGCACGATTGCAGTGTTGCAGCACGCCTCGGGCATGGCTCCCGGAGCAAAATCGTATCACTGGTGGGCATCGGCGACCATTTCGTGGATTGAATTAACAATTCTATCCACTTTGGAATCGAGGTGGAAACAGGAGCCATGGTCGGGCAGTCCGCGTAATCGTATATGCTCAAATTGGCCGCACGCTGAACAATTGGAATCGATGCCAAAAAAAGTACTCCAGCCCGGCCATTTCCACACGAATTAACATAAACAATTCAGATTAACGTAGACAATCATTTCCCTTTGCACCCTCAACCTGTCTTAAACAGGCGAGTCAGTTTGTGCTTAGATGGTTAGACGGAACGTGGTATCTCTAGCatatcagggttcaagtcctgatgcagaggccggagatcattctccttttcttaaaaaaaatcagGGTTCAAGTCCCGATGTTCGTATTTATCTGGATTTGTTTCAGGATTTCTGACGATGcatattcagtgggaggagacgtttccgtcgacgacgcgatgcctacag encodes the following:
- the LOC123106615 gene encoding probable carboxylesterase 13, with amino-acid sequence MPEACCNTAIVHTLRFRSSETRPRATAAMDPDTEVDFDFSPFLIRYKSGRVHRLMGASRVDAGTDAATGVTCKDVVIDADAGLAARLYLPKDVPRSEKLPVLVYFHGGAFAVHSAFSGTHHRFLNALVAAAGVVAVSVDYRLAPEHPLPAAYDDAWAALRWALASCAPAAGREPWLAEHGDAARVFVAGDSAGANIAHHMATRAGGGENGLPAGARIEGLVLLHPYFRGKDLVPSEGADPRFLQRVERSWGFVCAGRYGADHPFINPLAMPAEEWAALGCRRALVTVAELDTMRDRGRRYVEALRGSAWTGEEAVLYQTGGEGHVYFLEKSGWGDKAEREMDAVVSFIKRS